A stretch of Rhododendron vialii isolate Sample 1 chromosome 4a, ASM3025357v1 DNA encodes these proteins:
- the LOC131322553 gene encoding transcription factor ORG3-like has protein sequence MLSWSPPLFSPFGWPLEDSSVSITHEENNFFTREAEANSSTPSFLNSPPLLSHEPLIAINSCEGECKHSNDDVDRECDDNIATTTPTITAKKLSHNASERDRRKRINDLYSSLRSLLPAADQTKKLSIPATVSRVLKYIPDLQREVEGLVEKKEELVSRIHKSRKIQDSAHIKRRTKCVNQNALSVVSASPLGEREVLIQICTIKVEESILISEILLNLEEDGLILLNASCFESYGNKIFYNIHLEVQGGQRVEFETLRERLLSFV, from the exons atgCTATCTTGGTCCCCTCCTTTGTTTTCACCCTTTGGGTGGCCCTTGGAAGACTCTTCTGTATCTATAACCCatgaagaaaacaattttttcaccaGAGAAGCAGAAGCTAATTCAAGTACTCCATCATTTCTTAACTCTCCTCCTCTTTTATCTCATGAGCCCTTAATCGCGATTAATAGTTGCGAAGGCGAATGTAAGCATTCGAATGATGATGTTGATCGTGAATGCGATGACAATATCGCAACAACAACACCAACGATAACGGCGAAGAAACTCAGCCATAATGCGAGCGAGCGCGACCGCCGGAAGAGGATTAATGACTTGTATTCTTCCCTCCGTTCACTTCTTCCGGCAGCTGATCAAACG AAGAAATTAAGTATTCCAGCCACGGTATCGCGAGTACTAAAATACATACCTGACTTACAAAGGGAAGTAGAAGGACTTGTTGAGAAAAAGGAAGAGCTCGTATCAAGAATTCACAAGTCCAGGAAAATACAAGATTCAGCTCACATCAAAAGGCGAACAAAGTGCGTGAATCAGAATGCCTTATCGGTTGTTTCGGCGAGTCcgttgggagagagagaagttttgaTCCAAATTTGCACAATTAAGGTTGAGGAGAGTATTTTGATATCGGAAATTCTGCTGAATTTGGAGGAAGATGGGCTGATTCTGTTAAACGCATCTTGCTTTGAATCCTATGGAAATAAGATTTTCTACAATATTCATCTTGAG GTGCAAGGAGGTCAGAGGGTGGAGTTTGAAACTTTAAGGGAGAGGCTCTTGTCatttgtatga
- the LOC131323740 gene encoding uncharacterized protein LOC131323740: MVALVAGKLLILYLTSTTRSIGALLVQEVDGTEHPVYYISRKCDPIRYLLSRPALMGWVAQWLLALAEFEISCATSKAIKCQALADLLAQFPSGQCEPLKESLPRDGFEALAANADDPHWMLSFDGAVGNGSRGTRIVLQSEKGEKFHLAYKLSFPCSNNEAEYEVLILDLVAAKERGIKHLKIVGDSKLVILQTEGFTR; the protein is encoded by the exons ATGGTGGCTCTAGTCGCGGGAAAATTGTTGATACTTTACCTGACCTCCACCACGAGATCCATTGGGGCCCTGCTGGTGCAAGAAGTAGATGGAACAGAACACCCAGTCTACTACATCAGTAGGAAG TGTGATCCAATAAGGTATCTCCTGTCACGCCCTGCACTCATGGGCTGGGTCGCCCAATGGTTATTGGCACTAGCAGAATTCGAAATTTCATGTGCCACATCGAAAGCAATTAAGTGCCAAGCCCTAGCGGACCTTTTAGCCCAGTTTCCAAGCGGCCAGTGCGAACCACTCAAAGAGTCTTTGCCTAGAGATGGTTTCGAAGCTCTCGCAGCCAACGCGGATGACCCGCACTGGATGCTCAGCTTCGATGGGGCCGTGGGAAATGgatcaagaggcacgagaataGTATTACAGAGCGAAAAAGGAGAGAAATTCCATTTAGCCTACAAACTGAGCTTCCCTTGCTCTAACAATGAGGCAGAATATGAGGTGTTGATTTTGGATCTAGTAGCAGCAAAAGAAAGAGGGATCAAACATCTGAAGATAGTGGGAGATTCAAAGTTAGTGATTCTGCAGACAGAAGGGTTTACGCGTTGA